Genomic segment of Natronoarchaeum philippinense:
GGAGCGCCGCCAGCGCGACCGCGTCGTCGGTCCCGGGATCGGCGTCGATCAGAACCTTGCTCACCCGAAAACCTTCGCCGTTCGCCTACTTAACCCCCGGACTCGTCGCCCGCACTCGCTTCGGCGTCGGCGAGCAACTGCTCGACGAGCCTGTCGGCCAACTCGTCCCGGACGGTCGGCGTGTACGCGGGATCGTCGAGCGTGATCTGGCGCGTCCGAGCGCCGTCCAGCGTCGCGGCGATCATCCGGGCGGTCGGCTCGGGATCGACGGACTCGAACGCCCCCGACTCGACGCCATCGCGGAGCATTTCCTCGATGGTGCCTCGCAACAACTCGTCGCTGCGGACCAGTTGCTCGCGGTAGGCTTCGTTGAACGGCCCCCGCGACCGAAGTTCGAGGAGCGCGAGGTGCATCGCCGCCCGCTCTTGCTCGTCGGGGTCGAACACCCACAGGTCGAGAAACTCTCGCAGCCGTTCCTCGGGCGGGAGGTCGTCCGGCGGGAGGTGTTCCTCCCGGAACTTCGAGATGATGTGGTCGATAAACGCCACCAGCAGGTCCTCTTTCGTGTCGAAGTGATAGTGCAACAGCGATGTGCTCTTGCCGAGGTGGTCCGCGATGTGTTGCATCGTCAGATCCGCGTAGCCGTGCTCGCCGAGCGCGCTGTAGGTCGCCTCCATGATCTCCTCCCGGGGGTCGGCGTCCTCACTCGACTCGTCGCTGGCAGCGTCGCCCATGCCTGACTGATCAATCAGTCAGTAGAGGCAAAATTGTTTCGAAGCAGTTGGACGGATGCTCCACAGAAAATTTTTCAATGCTGTCGGTGACGGGCGAACGTGACAGCGAGAATGAATCGTCGGCAGCTCCTCGGATCGGCGGCTGCAGCCGCTGGTTCGGGACTGGCGGGCTGTTCGCTCATCAAACCCTCCGGTGACGTGGCCCTGAAGGTGATAAACTACCGCGATCGGGAGTTGCCTGTGACGACGACGATCTCGAAGGGGGACGAGACCGTGTTCTCCCAATCGCACACCCTCGCGGCGAACAGCGACGGGCTCTCGGAAAATGTGACCGAACACGCGCTGGTCGATGTCACGAAAGGGACGACGTTCGATGTCCTCGTTTCGGTCGACGGCGACCCTGAGTCTCTCGGTTCCTACACGGTATCCTGTATCGGGTCGAACGAGACACAGGCCGCCATCTTCGTGAATCTCTTCGAGCGGTCGATCAGAGTGGCACAAAACGAGTGTTGAGACAGCCGCTCGGCCAAAACTGCGCTCGCTCCGCTCGCGCTACACGTCCTCGGGCAACCATCCGCCGTCGACTTCGATATTCTGCAACGACCTTTTTGCTCGTCGGGTGTGCTCGCTGGGCTCGCACACCACTCCTCGAAAAAGCTCGGCCAAAACTGCGCTCGCTCCGCTCGCGCTACACGTCCTCGGGCAGCCATCCACCGTCGACTTCGATATTCTCCCCACTGACGTAGTCGCTGTCGTCGTCGAGGAAGAACATGACCGCCTGAATCAGGTCCTCGAACGCGGCGGGGCGGCCCCGCGGCAGTTCGTCGGGGAACTCCGCGGAGTTCTCGACGACATAGGGCGAGACGGCGTTGACGGTGATGCCGTCGTCCTGCGTGTCGCCGGCGAGCATCCGCGTGAACATCAAGACGGCGGCCTTGGCCATGAAGTAGGGCGCGTTCTTGGGGCTGATCAGGCCCTTCTCGCTGGAGGCGTAGCCGATGTTGACGATCCGGCCGTACTCGCCCTCGCGCATAGCTGGGAGCGCACGGCGCGAACAGAGGTAGGTCGAGTGGACGTTCGTCGCAAATATGCCGTGCCACTGGTCTGTGTCCATCTCCTCCCAGTGGACGGGCGCGAAGTTCCCGACGTTGTTCACGAGCACGTCGACGGTGCCGAGATCGTCCTCGACGGCCTCGAACAGGTCGTCGACGGCGTCGGGATCGGTCACGTCGGCGCCGACTGTGGTCACGTCGTGGGCGCCGCGCTCCGTGGCCGCTTCGGCGACCTCGCGGGCGGCCTCGTCGCTCGTGTTGTAGTGGACCGCGACGCTGGCGCCGCGCTCGGCGGCCGCCAGCAGCAGTTCGCGACCGACGCCGCGGGCGCTGCCGGTGACGAGGACGACCCGACCGCTGAGGTCCGTGTCGATCATACCGGACCGTGGCGCTCTGGGGTAATGAACGCCCGCGGTCCGGGACGACGCCGCGGCGTCCTGCCGCGGTTCGAGGGGAGCAGTACGGCGTCCTTCTCGGTTTGGCGTCGGTATTTCGGCGTCCCAATGTCAGTTGAGAGATTCCGAACAGCGGGAAAGACGGCATCGCTGCGAATGTCGATGTTGCCGTTCTAGTGATCGTGGCCATCCATCACCATCGGCTGTCCGGTGGCGTAGTCGGCTGGATTCGCCTCGAAGGTCTCCTTGCAGGTCTGTGAGCAGAAGTAGTACGTCTCGCCATCGTGTGTCGCTGCGGGCTCGCTCTCTCCGGTTCGCATCCCACAGACGGGGTCGCGGTACTGACCGGGTGCGCCGAGGCCACGACGATATACGTACAGGAGAAATCCCGAGAGCGCTACGGCGAGGAGGTTGAGATAGAACGTGTAGTTGAACTTGAAGTACGTCTGTTCGGTCGCTGTCTCCCCGCTGGCCAGATTCGGGACGATACGAAGGGCGTCAAACAGCAACTCCATGAGGAAGCCGGTGAACGCCATCGTCACGAAGAACACACCGAGGATGTACAGCATAATCTTCCAGCCGTAGTACTTCCTGTAGACGTTCAACACCGGAATCGTGATGAGATCGGCGTAGACGAACGCGATAACGCCGGCGAAGCTGATTCCGCCGCCCCAGAGCGCAACGGCAAACGGGACATTGCCCATACTGCCGACAAAGCTGATGACGGCGATGAAGACACCCATAATCGCGTTTTCGGCGGTTACGAGCACGCCATCACCTTGGACGAACAGGGCGTTCCAGACCCACTGGGGGACAAAGACGATGACGAACCCGGAGATGAGAAAGCCGGCGACAACGTCCTTCCAGATCATCGACCACTCCTTCCTGTACTGGTTCCCAATTTTGTACCAGCCGCCCCACGACAGCAGCTCATCGCGCCATCCACCACGACTTGCTGTCTCTTGCCGGTAGGTCTCCATACAGCCCTCCGAGCAGAACTGCAACGTCTCCCCGCCGTCGGTCGTGAGCGTGTATTCGGCTTTGCCTTCCATCCCGCACGTGGGATCCTCGGTGACGCCTGCCTCGCGGTCGCGCTCGTTGAGCGTCTCCCGCACCTCGTCAAACAGGTTCTCGGGGAGCGTGAGGTGGACGATAACGGCCATGACAGCGATGAGGACGAGGCCACCGAGCAGTTCCGCGAGAAGGAACTCCCAACCCAGCAGTAACAGGATCATCAACCCGAGTTCGACGATGAGATTCGTCGACGCGAACATGAATGCCAGAAAGTTCACCGCGTGGGCACCCTTCTTGAACAGCCCCTTTCCGATGGCGACGGCCCCGAAGCTGCAGCCACTGCTCGCCGCCCCGAACGCGGTCGCCTTTGTGAGACCGCTCAGGTCACCATCGCCCAGCACCTGCGCCATCCGCTCCTTAGAGACGTACACTTGAACGAGACTTGTGATCGTGAGCCCCATGATGATCGCCCACGCCGCCGTCCAGAGGAACCCGACACCGATGCGGAGGGCTTCCAAGACCTCATTGAGCATCGTCGTCTCCATATGTGTATTATCGCCGGAATCAGCTATTGCCGTTGTCCTTAGGAGACCCTGGTTCGAGGGGCAGATTCGCTGTGGATTCACAATATGAATAGTTCTATTCCAACGGGTTCGAAGCCACAACTCCATTGAATCGTGACCCCGTAGTTGGAACTAGAGGCGGACTCACGGAGTGAACACAGATGCCTGAAAATACGGACGACACACGGCTGGTCACGATTCTCCTCGTCATCATCGGTGCGGTCGTCGTCTTCCCGATGGTCTTCACGGGCTTCGGGACGATGGGATCCGGGCCGATGATGGGCGGGATGTGGGATAGTGGAATGTGGGGCCACGGAACGATGCCGGGGTGGATGTTCGTCGTCGGCATCGTGATGCAGTTCCTGTTCCTCGCTGCGCTCGTCGGGGGTGGGTATCTCCTGTACAAAGCGGTCACGAGCCGCGAGCGCGACTCGGACTCGGCGCTCGAAGAACTCCGACTCGCGTACGCTCGCGGCGAACTGACCGACGACGAATACGAACAGCGCCGAGAGGCACTCGAACGCGACACCGAGTCGCGCTGAGATCGACCCGAGCATGACAGGGCGATCAGACCACCGCTACACGACGGCGCAACCACCGCTCCCAACTTGGCTCGACCGATATACGACGTTGGGGCTGTACGGGCTCCTCGTCGGAACGGGGCTCTGCTTGGCCGCCTTTGTCACAAATCCGGTCCCCGACCCCTCGTTTCCGTGGGCGACGCTGCCAGCACCGCTCCGACTCCCCTTCGAGCAGCCGCGGATCGAACACTGGCCAACGACGTACACCCTCGGCATCTGGCTGTGGATTCTCGGGTTCCCGGCGTTGTTCCTCGATGGCTACAGACGGTTCGGAACTCGGACGACGGGTGGATCCACGATGTGGCTCGCAGGGCTTCCCACGGTGGCGATGCTCGGCTGGACGACCTACTGTCGGTTCTTCTGGCCGAAGCTCCACCCGCCGACTTGGAACGCCCCGTCGTACACAGTCGTCTGCTGGCTGTATTGCTCTTCGTACGACGTGCTCTGGAGCAACACCGCATATGCAATCGCGCTGTTCGGCATCGTCGCGACGCTCCTCGCCCTGCGCCGAAAGAGCGGAGATGGGTATGCCCTCCTCGGATTCGGGCTGTTAGCACTCCCTCTCGGTTTGCCAGCAGTGTACGCGGGCTATCACCGGATGCGGTGAACAGCGCCCAAGCGTGGCGATATGCCTTCGTCCGGTGAGGTTCGCTACACGATGCACGATGCGAGGCGGGGGCAGTATTCTTAATAAGCGTCGCTGAGAACCCCCTGCCATGACGCTCAACACCATTCTCGTCGCCGCCGGCCCCGGCGACGCAGAGCGAGCCGAAGAGATCGCAGACGCCACCGTCGAGGTAGCGGCCCCCTCGAACGCGACGGTCGTGCTCTCGCACGTGTTTACCGAGGAGGAGTACGACGACGTGCTCGAACGGCTGGAGTTCGACACGGAACGCACCGAGGTAACGCCCGACGAGGTCGCCCAGCGCCACGCGACGATCCGGACGCTGGCGGACTCGCTCGACGCCTACGATGTCGAGTTCGAGATCCGCGGCGCGATCGGCGAGCACGGCGAGACGATCACCGATCTGGCCGAGGAGACCGGTGCGGACCGCGTCATCGTCGGCGGCCGCAAGCGCTCTCCGACGGGGAAAGCCGTCTTCGGCAGCACCGCCCAGACGGTGATGCTGTCGGCGCCGTGTCCGGTCACGTTCGTCCGCGAGGAGTAGCGGTCGACCTACCCTCCGTTTTTTCGATGCGCTGGCCGCTCTCAGCGGCGCCGCTGTGTCGTGTCTCTCCGAGGATCGCACGATGGCGCGGCGGCCGTGGAAAACTATGCAATTAAGTGCGGCCGCGCTCGTTTGGCACGTACATGGTGAACTACGCGGGGGTCGACCTCGGCGCGACCAACGTCCGGGCGGTCGTCGCCGTCGACGGGACGATCATCGGCTCACACAAGCGGGGAACGCCTCGCGGCCCGACGGGGATCGCCGTCACCGAGGCCGTCCTAGAGTCGCTCCGGGCCGCGTGCGACGACGGCGGAATCGAGCCGTCCTCGATCGCGGCCGCAGGCATCGGATCGATCGGACCGCTCGATCTCGCTGAGGGCGCGGTGATGGACCCGGCGAACCTGCCCGACACGATCGATCGGATCCCCCTGACCGGCCCGATCTCCAAACTGATCGACAGCAGCGACGTGTACCTGCACAACGACACGATCGCGGGCGTCATCGGCGAGCGGTTCCACAGCGACCGCAACCCCGACGATATGGTCTATCTGACGATCTCCAGTGGCATCGGCGCCGGCGTCACCGTCGACGGACACGTCCTCTCGGGCTGGGACGGCAACGCCGGCGAGGTCGGCCACATGATGGTCGACCCGCAGGGACGGCTCACGTGTGGCTGTGGCAAGGACGGCCACTGGGAGGCCTACTGCTCGGGCAACAACATCCCGAGGTACGCCGAGATGATCTACGAGGACGACCCCGTCGACACGGCGATGCCGATCGAGGATCCCGACTTTTCGGCCGCCGACGTGTTCGAGTACGCCGGCGAGGACGCGCTGGCCGACCACGTCATCGACCAGACCGCCCACTGGAACGCGATGGGGCTTGCTAACATCATCCACTCCTACGCGCCGATCGTCGTCTACGTCGGCGGCGCCGTCGCGCTCAACAACGAGGAACTCGTTCTCGATCCGATCCGCGAGAAGCTCCCCGAAATGGTCTTTACGAACCTCCCCGACGTGCAGTTGACGACGCTGGGCGACGACGTGGTCGTGAAAGGTGCCCTCGCCAGCGCGATGACCGAGGGGACCGGCGACCGGACTCGGATGTCGTAGCGGCCGGGACGCCACGGCGGCTCGACGCTGCACCGCGGACTGTTCTGTCTGTTGTACGCGACTGTTCGGCCCTGCCCCCACCGGACGCTTTAACACGCGGACGGCCTGACACTCGGGTATGCGACGACGCGACGTTCTTCGAGCGGGTATCGGCGGCCTCGCGCTCACGGCCGCCGCCGGCGATTCGGCGGCACACCCGGACCAGCACTTTCTGCCGTTCGGGAGCGTCGATGTCGACGGCGCAAAGGAGGCGGTCGTCGGCGACGACGGGACGGTCGCGTACGTTGCCGCCGGTAACGGATTCGCGACCGTCGATGTCTCCGATACCACCGCCCCGCAGCTCCTCGCCGAGCGCCGCGAGCCGCTTGCCGACCGATCGGAAGGCCCGGTCGGCGAACTCTGGGACTGCCGGCTCGACGGCGACCGGCTGATCGTCGTCGGCCCGGCAAACACGGCTGCCGACCTCCACAACGGCGTCTTGCTGTACGACGTATCCGATCCGGCGGCGCCGGAACTACTTACGTTCTACCGGACCTCGTTCCCGATCCACAACGCCGAGTTCGCCGACGGACGGGTGTATCTCACCGGCAACGACGGACTCTCGAACCCGCTGGTGATCCTCGACGCCGCCGACGACGGGCTAACGCAGATCGGCCGGTGGTCGCCGCTTTCCTACGACGACGGCTGGGCGGATGTCGGCCCTTCCTTGCGCCCGCTGCACGACGTGCAGGTCAGAGACGGGTTGGCGGCGCTTGCCTACTGGGACATCGGGACGTGGCTCGTCGACGTGTCCGATCCCGCGAACCCGTCGTACGTCGCCCGCGTCGGGGACTACGACCGCGAGGAACTGACCGGCCTCGACACGATGGCAGCCGCGACCGAGCGCATGATCCCTCCCGGGAACGCCCACTACTGCGAGTTCAACGACGACCGGACGGTACTCGGCGTCGGCAAGGAAGCGTGGGCCGTCGAGGACGGCAACGGCGACCGGCGCGGCGGACCCGGCGGCATCAGCCTCTACGATATCTCTGACCCGTCGGCACCCGAGCAACTGGCACATATCGACGCGCCGGCCGCCGAGAACAACACCCGACAGGGGCAGTTCACTACGTCGCACAACTTCGAGCTCTCCGAGGGACGGCTCTACTCCTCGTGGTACTTTGGCGGCACGATGATCCACGACGTGCGCGACCCGTCCCGCCCGATCCGGATCGCGTGGTGGCAAAACCCCGACGAAGCGAGCTTCTGGACGGCCCGGCTCGCCAGAGCCGGCGAGTGCGTCGTCGCCAGCAGTGCCGAGGCGACCACTCCCCAGCTCGCAGAGCAAGGACGCCTCTACACCTTCCCGGACGGTCCGGTCAGCGACGCCGCGCTTCCGGAGGGTGTTGACGAGCCTGACGGTTCCGGCGGGGAGAACGGTGACAACTCGGGGACGCCGCTGCCGGGCTTTGGCGTCAGCGCGGCGGCGCTCGGGCTCGGACTCGGCGCTTGGAGCGCGCTGCGGCGCGACGCCGAAGAGTGACCCACAGCCGACTTGTTACCGTCCGCGGAAACCCGAACGCTTTCCATGCACGGGACCCCTACGTACGACTAATGAGCACCGACGCCTCCGAGGACGCTCCCGACGACGCGGGCGACGGCGAGGAGACGCTCGCCGAGGAGATCGAGACGTGGCTGGTAAAACAGATGCCGATCATCCAGATGCACGGCGGGACGAGCAACGTTCGCAAGGCCGACCCCGAGACGGGCGAGGTCGTCGTCGAACTCGGCGGCGGCTGTGCCGGCTGTGACGTGGCAGACATCACGGCTGGCAACATCGAGGCCGACCTGATCAAGAAGTACCCCGAGGTCAGCGAGGTGACGGTTCGGGTCCCCGAATCCGGGGACAGCTTCGGCGTCGACCAGAAAGAGAGCGTGATGGGGGTCGACCGCACCGAAGGCGGGCGCGGCGACTTCAAAGACGGCCGCTGGTAGCTACGCGCCGTTGCCGAGCTTTTTGCGGCTGATCTTCACGCCCGTCGGCGTCACGATCAGCTGGTCGTCGCCCTTCTGAACGATGTCGCCGTCGACTTCGCTGGCGACCTGTCGCAGCTCGTCGATGACGTGTTCTGCTGTGCTGTCGCTGGTTCGGAGTCGCGTGATGTCCGCGATCACCATGTCGCCGTCGTAGACGGCGTCTTTGATGTCGATGGCGTCTGCCTGTCCGCTGATCTCGGCGATGTGAACCTGCATCGCCGCCTCCGTTGCGACCGACTCGAAGTCGTCGAGATCGAGCTCGACGTAGTCCTCGGTGCTCCGAGAGCCCCGGCCGCCGAGGATGGTGCTCATGAGACCCATATCGAAACCCGACCGGCGCAGCGAGTATAGTTCTTGCCCTGCCGGCCCGGCTTTCGGACGCCCTCTGTCGGACGCGAGTCAGACGCAGCGGGGTCTGGCGTTGCGGCGACAGCATCGCGTGGCTCCGGACTGCCGTGGGGGGGTCAGCGGCGCGCGCGTGTCAGCGCGACGACTGACAGCGCGACGAGCGTGATCGTGACGCCGAAGCCGGGGAGCGAGTCGCCGTCGTCGCTGGCTCCTGTCGCTCTATCGGCGGACTCGTTTTCTTCGCCGGACTCGTTCCCGCCGCCGTTCGGATCGGGGTCGGTGCCGTTCTGCGCGTCCTGCCCGTCGTTCGGGTCGGTGGTGTTGCCGTCGTCACCGTCGTCACCGCTTTCAGGATCGGTCCCGTCGTCCGGATCGGACTCGTCGCCGGTGCCGTCGTCCGCGGGCGGGTCCAGTTGGAGCACGACGACGACCTGTCCGTGGGAGGCGCCGGGGCGGTACGTCCAGCCACCGACCTGTTCGTAGGGGACGGCGTCGGCGACCGGGTCGATGTCGGTATCCCAGCCGGGCATGTTCGCCTGCTGGATGTAGCCCGCCACGTCAATTCGGTCGGCGTGCTCGCCCTCGATACGGGCCGCGCCGTAGCTGATCGTCGCGTTCTCGCTGGGGCCGTGGAACTCCACGCAGTGGCTGTCGAGGTAGCCATCACCCTGCGCGACATCCGGGCTGGTTCCGAACTGATCGGCGTCCAGCGGTCGCTCGTAGTGCTCGGTCAGCGGGTATTGGACCTCGATCGGATCGGCTTCCGAGTGCCACGACAGCGTCTCCCCGGTCGGAATCGTGACCTGCGTGTCCGGCACCGATTCGCCGGCGACGACGTTGCCCGCTTGGTTCACCAACGTGACGCAGATCTTGCCCGAGCCGGAGCCGAGATACGGATCTCGGTACTCGTCGCGCGGGTTGACGTAGCTCACCCAACTCCCGTCGCTGGCGGCGGCCTCGAAGTACTCGTCGCCCTCCTCGGGCGCCTCGACGACGAATTCCGATTCGAGGAGTTCACTGTCAGTTCCGTTCTCACCGGGGGGTGCGGCGGTCTGCGCGGCGGGATCGGCGTGCTGTGCGTTCGGCGCCGCGGCGGCAACCGCGACGACGCCACCCAGTACAAGCACTGCGAGGGCGGCGATTACGATCGTTCTGGTCGGAGGCGTGTGTTCGGCCATGGTTCGTGCATCGGCCCGGCGTGCCGTGACGGCGTCCGGGCACTCGTGACTGGCCGACGCGATACCCGTTTGAAGTAATCGCCTTGATTACCGACGGAAGCGTCTCGATTACCGACGTAAGGTTACGCTACACGAACGGTAAGGACAGTTTTCGGCGTCGTTGGGCAGTCGCCCTCAGACGACGAAGTCGTACAGGTCGTCGCCGACGTGGTGGACCGAGTCGACCACTTTCCCCTCGTCGCCGTCCATTTCCTCGCCGTCGACGCGGGCCCGTCCGATGCCGAGCACCTTGCCGTGGGACTCCTCGGCGATCGCCACGAGATCGCCGGCCGCGATGCTCTCGTCGGCCTCGACGATGCCGGGCCGCATCACGTCGGCGCCGTCGCTGACGAAAGACACGGCGCCGGCGTCGACCGTGACGACGTTACTCTCGGGATCGCACGCGTTGGCCCCACGAACCGTCAGGAACGGCTCGTCGTCGACGTACAGCACGAGCGGGTCGCCGTCGACCAGCACCAGATCGAACTCGGTGCCCTCCAACTCGACCAGTTCGTAGGAATCGCCGCCGACGTCGACGCCGAGTTGCGCTCCGATCGTCGACTCCAGTTCCGACACGTCGTCGCTCCGGAGGTGGTGACGAGATTTGACTTCCATATTCGGACCGAGCAGGCCCTCCAGCATAAACGCCGCGTTCCTGCCGGTTTCTCAGAACTGCTCGTCGACCCACGACGGCCGAGCCACGTCGACCGACCCGAGTGCGTTGATCGTGAACGAGGTATTCTCGTGAGCTGTGACGATCTGCTGAGCGCACTCATCTGGACAGCGACCTCGTAGACAGACGCTACGTACCCCGAACGCGGTTTTGGTCCGCTTTTCGACGTTTCTGGGCCGGGAATGCTGTCGATACCGCCGAAACTGTCCGTCGTTCCGTGACGGTCGGCCGACCCTTCTCGATCGACGGCGAACAAACGCTAAGTGGTCGCAGGTCTTGTGGTAGCGTATGTGGGGATCCCGGTCCCGGGAGTCGAAGTCGGTCACCTGTATCGCCTGTGGGACCTCACTCCGCCGCGAGCACGCCCGCGAGTACGACAAGTACGGCGATCGGTGGGACCGCGACGGCAAGGAGTTCGAGTACCTCTGTAAGGCCTGCGACCGTGAGCTGTGCCACCAGCCCCGCGACGAACTCGAAGGGCTACTCGTCGAAGTGGCTGCCGGCGAACACTCACAGGACGAGTTTTTGTCGTGGTACAGCGCGCTCGTCGAGGAGCGGTACGGCTCGCTCGAAGAGCAGTAGCCGGCCTCGGGGCGGTCGCAAGCCACCGGCCGCTCGCTTCGGCGCCGTTGCGATACGTCTATCCGTTCCACCGCCATAGCTGGTGGCATGACCAGCGAGTCCCAGGCCGAAGCGGGCACGGCCGAGAGCCAGGGCCCCGTCGAGATCGACGAGGAGATGGCTCGCCACCTAGAGAACAAGCGCGAGGAACTGTTCGAGAAACTCGGGATCCGTGACGAGTTCCCGCAGGAAGTCCTCGACGAAGCCGAGGAACGGACCGAGGGAATCCAGCAACAGATCGCCGACGAAGTCGACGAGCGCGACGATCTGCGGGAGATGACCACGTGGACCGTCGACCCGATCGACGCCCAAGACTTCGACGACGCCATCTCGATCGAGGAGCGCGACGAGGAGTACGTGCTGTGGGTCCACATCGCCGACGTGACCCACTACGTCAACCCCGACACCGCGATGTGGGACGAGGCCGTCGAGCGGGGCAACACCGTCTACCTGCCGGGCTACACGATCCACATGCTCCCCCCGGTGCTGGCCGAGACGGTCTGCTCGCTCGTCCCCAACGAGGATCGGCTCGCCCACACCGTCGAGATGCACCTCGACAAGGAGACGCTGGGCTACGACGAGATCGAGATCTACAAGTCGGTGATCCGCAGCGACGCCCGCCTGACCTACACCGAAGCCGAGAACCTGCTCGACGAGCCCGAGTCGGCCGACGACCTGCTGGAAGACCCCGAAGTCGATCTCGCCGAGAAGTGCGAACTCGTCTGGGAGGTCGCCGACCGGATGCACGAACAGCGCAAGGAAGAGGGATCGCTCGTGCTCAACCCCGCGCGGGACCGGGCTCACACGATCATCGAGGAGTGCATGCTGAAGGCCAACAAGGCCGTCACGCACAAGCTCATGTGGGACCGCGGCGTCGAGGCGATGTATCGGGTTCACCCCCAGCCCAGCCCCGACGAGTGGGACGAGGCGCTGCGGGAGATTCAGGAACTCGACGGCGTGTCGATCCCCGCCGACTCGTGGGACGACCCGCGCAAGGCCGTCAACGCTACCTTAGAGGAAGCGCCGGGCCGCCAACTCGACAAGATCCAGTGGGCCGTGATGAAGGTGATGCCCCGCGCGAAGTACATGAACGACCCCTTCGGCGGCCACCACGCGCTGAACTTCGAAATTTACGGCCACTTCACCAGTCCGATCCGCCGACTCTCGGACCTGATCAACCACTGGATCGTCTACACGAACGACGTGCCGGAGGATCTCGCCGCGCTGTGTGACCACGCCTCCGACCAGCAGAAAGACGCCGAACAGTGCGAGCGCGAGTACAAGGACTTCCTGCAGGAGGTCGGCCTCGACCCCAGCGCGGTGAACAACCGCGGGATCGAGGTCGTCGACGAGGAGTAGACGAGTCGACTGCTCGGGAGAGCATCGCTCTTCCGGTGTCGTCGACGAGTAGCGCCAGACGACGCCGCCGACGGGAAGGCGGGACGCCGCTCCCTAGACGGCCACGGCCCGCTGATTTCCGGTGTCTCGGTGCGACGCGATCCGCGACGCTCGCGGAAGGCTACAATCGCCGTTTTACCTTAGCGATCCTATTAGTCCCGAGAACGAATACACGCAATCGGCATGTACAGGGAGGCAACGTTCGCCCTAGCTCTCCTCGCGCTCCTCGTCGGCGGAGCGGGGACAGTGGCAGCGACTCCCGGCGACGCAGGTATCTGCGTCGTCGGTGCAGACACAGCGTGCACCGACGACTCGGCGTCCGACGACGCCGTCGAACTCCACGATAGCGCCAGCAGCAACGACTCGGCGGCTGTCGGCATCTGTCAGATCGGCGTCGACTCGCCGTGCAACGGCGACGCCGCCCGGAGTACCGAGACGACGACCGGCTCGGAAAGCGCGGGCCACGAGTCCGGACCGGTCTGGGGTCACGAAAGTCAGCACAGCAACGGCCACACCGACGCCCGCTTCGGGGGCGTGCAGTCGCTGCTGTCGAACAGCTTCCTCGACACCCTGTTCGGCGGCGCCGATAGCGTCTCAGAATCGACCCGAGCGACGGCCGAGAACGGCAGCGCTGGCGTCTGCGTGATCGGCGCCGACTCGCCGTGTAACGGCGGCGAAACGCGAGACAGCGGCTCGAACTCCCACTCCTCCAGCGCGTCTCACGGCGAATCCGGACAGGTCTGGATCCCCGAGGATCAGAACCACGACGGTGAGATCGACGAGGAGTTCCGCGCCGATTCCGGTGCCAGCGGTAGCGCGAGCACAGGATCGGCATCAACCGCTAGCATCGGCGGTGTCCTCACGGCCATCTTCCGCTGACAGCGATCGGCCCTCTCACTGATTCCTCGCTGACGACGACCGGCCCTCCCGACGACATCTCGTTGCCGTCGCCGTTCGCTTTGTTCCTCAGTTCTCCTCGC
This window contains:
- a CDS encoding RNA-binding protein → MEVKSRHHLRSDDVSELESTIGAQLGVDVGGDSYELVELEGTEFDLVLVDGDPLVLYVDDEPFLTVRGANACDPESNVVTVDAGAVSFVSDGADVMRPGIVEADESIAAGDLVAIAEESHGKVLGIGRARVDGEEMDGDEGKVVDSVHHVGDDLYDFVV
- a CDS encoding DUF7562 family protein, with amino-acid sequence MWGSRSRESKSVTCIACGTSLRREHAREYDKYGDRWDRDGKEFEYLCKACDRELCHQPRDELEGLLVEVAAGEHSQDEFLSWYSALVEERYGSLEEQ
- a CDS encoding cell division protein SepF yields the protein MGLMSTILGGRGSRSTEDYVELDLDDFESVATEAAMQVHIAEISGQADAIDIKDAVYDGDMVIADITRLRTSDSTAEHVIDELRQVASEVDGDIVQKGDDQLIVTPTGVKISRKKLGNGA
- a CDS encoding LVIVD repeat-containing protein, encoding MRRRDVLRAGIGGLALTAAAGDSAAHPDQHFLPFGSVDVDGAKEAVVGDDGTVAYVAAGNGFATVDVSDTTAPQLLAERREPLADRSEGPVGELWDCRLDGDRLIVVGPANTAADLHNGVLLYDVSDPAAPELLTFYRTSFPIHNAEFADGRVYLTGNDGLSNPLVILDAADDGLTQIGRWSPLSYDDGWADVGPSLRPLHDVQVRDGLAALAYWDIGTWLVDVSDPANPSYVARVGDYDREELTGLDTMAAATERMIPPGNAHYCEFNDDRTVLGVGKEAWAVEDGNGDRRGGPGGISLYDISDPSAPEQLAHIDAPAAENNTRQGQFTTSHNFELSEGRLYSSWYFGGTMIHDVRDPSRPIRIAWWQNPDEASFWTARLARAGECVVASSAEATTPQLAEQGRLYTFPDGPVSDAALPEGVDEPDGSGGENGDNSGTPLPGFGVSAAALGLGLGAWSALRRDAEE
- a CDS encoding PGF-CTERM sorting domain-containing protein, whose protein sequence is MAEHTPPTRTIVIAALAVLVLGGVVAVAAAAPNAQHADPAAQTAAPPGENGTDSELLESEFVVEAPEEGDEYFEAAASDGSWVSYVNPRDEYRDPYLGSGSGKICVTLVNQAGNVVAGESVPDTQVTIPTGETLSWHSEADPIEVQYPLTEHYERPLDADQFGTSPDVAQGDGYLDSHCVEFHGPSENATISYGAARIEGEHADRIDVAGYIQQANMPGWDTDIDPVADAVPYEQVGGWTYRPGASHGQVVVVLQLDPPADDGTGDESDPDDGTDPESGDDGDDGNTTDPNDGQDAQNGTDPDPNGGGNESGEENESADRATGASDDGDSLPGFGVTITLVALSVVALTRARR
- a CDS encoding RNB domain-containing ribonuclease, translating into MTSESQAEAGTAESQGPVEIDEEMARHLENKREELFEKLGIRDEFPQEVLDEAEERTEGIQQQIADEVDERDDLREMTTWTVDPIDAQDFDDAISIEERDEEYVLWVHIADVTHYVNPDTAMWDEAVERGNTVYLPGYTIHMLPPVLAETVCSLVPNEDRLAHTVEMHLDKETLGYDEIEIYKSVIRSDARLTYTEAENLLDEPESADDLLEDPEVDLAEKCELVWEVADRMHEQRKEEGSLVLNPARDRAHTIIEECMLKANKAVTHKLMWDRGVEAMYRVHPQPSPDEWDEALREIQELDGVSIPADSWDDPRKAVNATLEEAPGRQLDKIQWAVMKVMPRAKYMNDPFGGHHALNFEIYGHFTSPIRRLSDLINHWIVYTNDVPEDLAALCDHASDQQKDAEQCEREYKDFLQEVGLDPSAVNNRGIEVVDEE
- a CDS encoding NifU family protein, whose translation is MSTDASEDAPDDAGDGEETLAEEIETWLVKQMPIIQMHGGTSNVRKADPETGEVVVELGGGCAGCDVADITAGNIEADLIKKYPEVSEVTVRVPESGDSFGVDQKESVMGVDRTEGGRGDFKDGRW